A genomic window from Primulina huaijiensis isolate GDHJ02 unplaced genomic scaffold, ASM1229523v2 scaffold42769, whole genome shotgun sequence includes:
- the LOC140969762 gene encoding transcription factor MYB114-like, with the protein MGSEDGGKSGSVSSVNKGAWTAEEDRKLSYYIEKHGPKKWKSVANKSGLNRCGKSCRLRWLNYLKPDIKRGNISDAEDDLILRLHRLLGNRWSLIARRIPGRTDNEIKNYWNSHLSKKAKLMEKLPALPITHSCLGNDQNSMESCCDHARDEEETCSGSCEPSVEGTCGLEWVKFILELEGDA; encoded by the exons ATGGGTTCGGAGGATGGAGGAAAAAGTGGATCAGTGTCATCGGTCAACAAAGGTGCTTGGACAGCCGAAGAGGATAGAAAACTATCTTACTACATAGAGAAACATGGCCCCAAGAAGTGGAAATCAGTGGCTAACAAATCAG GTTTGAATAGGTGCGGAAAAAGTTGCAGGTTAAGATGGTTGAACTATCTGAAACCTGATATTAAGAGAGGCAATATCTCTGATGCAGAAGATGATTTGATACTTAGACTTCACAGGCTTTTAGGAAATAG GTGGTCTTTGATTGCTCGAAGAATTCCAGGCAGAACAGATAATGAAATAAAGAATTACTGGAATTCTCATTTGAGTAAGAAAGCGAAATTAATGGAGAAATTACCAGCTTTACCGATAACGCACTCGTGCTTGGGGAATGATCAGAATTCAATGGAGAGTTGTTGTGATCATGCGCGGGATGAAGAAGAAACCTGCAGTGGATCATGTGAACCATCCGTTGAAGGAACATGCGGGTTGGAATGGGTCAAATTTATTCTTGAACTCGAGGGAGATGCGTAA